A genome region from Cyprinus carpio isolate SPL01 chromosome B23, ASM1834038v1, whole genome shotgun sequence includes the following:
- the LOC109112002 gene encoding zinc finger protein PLAGL2-like encodes MFHGKDQLNSHLQNHDSNKQELRCEECGKHYNTRLGLRRHVATHATPASGDLTCKVCRQAFESMPALLEHLSTHTGRPPPGTVVRERKHQCERCGRRFFTRKDVRRHAVVHTGRRDFLCPRCAQRFGRRDHLTRHLKKSHAQDLETLSSMPIKEEPSPTMCSVGSPKDATEAFSMAMFNSQGLPSTSTSGVNHHHHTMVSGPLSSPMGVGCYLEPNKPPPQQYQQAHRYQPSSTTSYLKAEMETFLTELQCGPMPPQAAVASAVSRPGDLLPDTLGGQSAHFTLRNSAFTSAEPPTTSANMDLSHLLGFLPFGLPPYSTTLGYSSTTNAVSPSPTSQLSGPLTSFQPQPLHEPQASGHLNQISGFSPTLPRFHQAFQQ; translated from the coding sequence ATGTTTCATGGCAAAGACCAGCTAAACAGCCACCTGCAAAACCACGACTCAAACAAGCAGGAACTGCGGTGCGAGGAATGCGGAAAGCATTACAACACTCGCCTGGGTCTTAGACGCCACGTGGCCACACATGCCACCCCCGCCAGCGGTGACCTCACCTGTAAGGTCTGTCGTCAGGCGTTCGAGAGCATGCCGGCGCTACTCGAGCACCTGAGTACGCACACCGGCCGGCCACCTCCGGGGACTGTGGTACGAGAAAGGAAGCATCAATGTGAACGGTGCGGCCGCCGCTTCTTCACTCGCAAGGATGTGAGGCGCCACGCAGTGGTGCACACCGGCAGACGGGACTTCCTGTGCCCACGTTGTGCCCAACGCTTCGGCCGTCGCGACCACCTCACACGACACCTGAAGAAAAGCCACGCGCAAGATTTGGAGACCCTTTCTTCGATGCCCATTAAAGAGGAGCCCAGTCCTACCATGTGCTCTGTTGGATCTCCGAAAGATGCCACAGAGGCGTTTTCCATGGCCATGTTCAACTCCCAAGGCCTTCCGAGCACATCTACCTCAGGGGTCAATCATCACCATCACACAATGGTGTCTGGCCCCCTTTCCAGCCCAATGGGTGTGGGCTGCTACCTTGAGCCAAACAAGCCTCCTCCGCAGCAGTACCAGCAGGCTCACAGATATCAGCCGAGTTCCACTACCTCATATCTGAAAGCGGAGATGGAGACCTTCCTGACTGAACTCCAGTGTGGGCCAATGCCACCGCAAGCTGCCGTAGCGTCTGCCGTCTCCCGGCCTGGCGACCTTCTCCCTGACACTCTGGGAGGTCAGAGTGCCCACTTCACTCTCAGGAACTCGGCGTTCACCTCAGCTGAGCCGCCTACCACCTCCGCCAACATGGACCTCTCGCACCTGTTGGGCTTCCTGCCGTTTGGCCTGCCTCCCTACAGCACTACCTTGGGATACTCGAGCACCACCAACGCCGTGTCCCCAAGCCCTACCTCTCAGCTCTCTGGGCCGCTTACCTCATTTCAGCCACAGCCACTGCATGAGCCTCAGGCTTCAGGGCACTTAAACCAGATCTCTGGTTTCTCTCCAACTCTACCTCGATTCCATCAGGCCTTCCAGCAATGA
- the LOC109112074 gene encoding PAN2-PAN3 deadenylation complex catalytic subunit PAN2-like produces MGNHRGHASSFFGPTMGRYSSFQVHMTDDIRHIQSMDTGVLFLTKNNLKCLTRGGLIMFDYTTEEGADMHSLILTDNNTLLMGGLQNFVAELDLTTVQETQKFTVEVPGVAIMRQSNRFLFCGHTSGKVSLRDLRTFKMEHEFDAFSGSLSDFDVHGNLLAACGFSSRGLNGLSCDRFLMVYDLRMMRAITPLQVHVDPLFLRFIPTYTSRLAIISQTGQCQFCEPTGLANLADIFHVNTVGQLLMSFEVSSSKQALSFGDSGGCVHLWSSAPEVSFNSYSRETELALPCLVDSLPQLDWNHELMPLSLLPMPLTSTEPLLSDWPTSLIMPSPRRAPPVDPEILRTMKTVGFIGYAPNPRTRPRNQVPYKIKDTELEYDSYNQVPESPIGRDEEPHLYMVPKKYRKVTIKYSKLGLEDFDFKHYNRTLFAGLEPHIPNAYCNCMIQVLYFLEPVRCLVQNHLCQKEFCLACELGFLFHMLDLSRGDPCQASNFLRAFRTIPEASALGLILADSDEQTGKARLGRLIQSWNRFILAQLHQETLEQEGPQAYRGASSSTLGSSGESVIGRLFGCEVENSSLCRCGKETVRSSLTLLFTMHYPEQSSLDKKIEEYDFAEILKKSICLEQSTQAWCDNCEKYQPTVQTRNIRCLPDVLVINCEVNSVKEAEFWKAQTEYAYNKALKKEADEPPKPKEPLPTEWCLEEELCSVEGLTFDTQAEDMRHVWIPLSLKMCISKTQGLEISSLSEGEELTESEEAEGASVYDLVVTVSHIQDARTGGNLVVHIKVGETYHQRKEGVTHQQWYLFNDFLIEPIDKAESAQFDMNWKVPAVLYYVKRNYHPKYDLRIKNPIDASVLLTEASLARKQRKSHATFIPLMMSEMPQAADLVGLDAEFVTLNQEEAELRSDGTKSTIKPSQMSVARITCVRGQGPNEGVPFIDDYISTQEQVVDYLTQYSGIKPGDLDAKISSKHLTTLKSTYLKLRFLIDTGVRFVGHGLQKDFRVINLMVPKEQVIDTVYLFHMPRKRMISLRFLAWYFLDLNIQSETHDSIEDARTALQLYRKYLELSHNGGQEEFRKVLKALYEKGRKLDWKVPDIDSADGQGSPKSTAVFPSVMGL; encoded by the exons ATGGGGAACCACCGG GGACATGCAAGTTCCTTCTTTGGGCCGACAATGGGCCGCTACTCCTCTTTCCAGGTGCACATGACCGATGATATTCGCCACATCCAGAGTATGGACACAGGGGTGCTGTTTCTGACCAAAAACAACCTCAAATGCTTGACACGAGGAGGTTTAATTATGTTTGATTATAC aacggAGGAGGGTGCTGACATGCACAGTTTGATTCTGACAgataataacacattgttaatgGGGGGTCTGCAGAACTTTGTGGCCGAATTGGACCTCACAACAGTACAGGAAACACAAAAA TTTACTGTTGAGGTGCCTGGAGTCGCCATCATGAGACAGTCCAATCGCTTCTTGTTTTGTGGTCACACATCTGGCAAG GTGTCTCTGCGTGATCTACGCACATTTAAAATGGAGCATGAGTTTGACGCGTTCTCTGGCAGTCTGTCTGATTTCGACGTACACGGTAACCTGTTGGCAGCCTGTGGCTTCTCAAGCCGTGGCCTGAATGGACTGTCATGTGACCGGTTCCTCATGGTGTACGATCTGCGCATGATGAGGGCCATCACCCCACTGCAGGTCCACGTGGATCCCCTCTTCCTCCGCTTCATCCCCACATACACCTCCCGCCTGGCTATCATTTCACAAACAG GTCAGTGTCAGTTCTGCGAGCCCACTGGTCTGGCCAATCTGGCTGATATCTTCCACGTCAACACTGTGGGGCAGCTGCTGATGAGCTTTGAAGTGTCCTCCAGCAAACAGGCGCTCTCCTTTGGGGACTCTGGTGGCTGTGTGCACCTGTGGTCCAGCGCCCCAGAGGTGTCCTTTAACAGTTACTCCAGAGAGACAGAGTTAGCTCTGCCCTGTCTGGTGGACTCCCTGCCCCAGCTGGACTGGAACCATGAGCTCATGCCTCTGTCTCTCCTACCCATGCCCCTCACCAGTACCGAGCCCCTGCTCTCTGATTGGCCCACCTCCCTTATCATGCCCAGCCCCAG ACGGGCTCCTCCAGTAGATCCAGAGATTCTTAGGACTATGAAAACCGTGGGCTTTATTGGATACGCCCCCAATCCTAGAACCCGTCCCAGAAACCAG GTTCCTTATAAGATTAAAGACACAGAGCTTGAGTATGACAGTTATAATCAGGTCCCGGAATCTCCTATTGGTCGAGATGAGGAGCCGCATCTTTACATGGTTCCAAAGAAATACAGGAAG GTCACCATTAAATATTCCAAACTGGGACTGGAAGACTTTGATTTTAAGCACTATAACCGGACTTTGTTTGCTGGTTTGGAGCCTCACATACCCAACGCTTACTGCAACTGCATGATCCAg GTGCTGTACTTCCTGGAGCCAGTCAGGTGCCTGGTACAGAATCATTTGTGTCAGAAGGAGTTCTGTTTGGCCTGTGAGCTGGGATTCCTTTTTCACATGCTGGACTTGAGCAGAGGAGACCCCTGCCAG GCCAGTAATTTTCTCCGGGCTTTCCGGACAATCCCGGAGGCGTCTGCTTTAGGTTTGATCCTGGCTGACTCTGATGAGCAGACAGGGAAAGCCCGTCTAGGCCGTCTCATCCAGAGTTGGAACCGTTTCATTCTTGCACAGCTGCATCAGGAAACACTGGAGCAGGAAGGGCCGCAGGCATACAGAGGAGCCAGCAGCAG CACGCTGGGTTCCTCGGGGGAGTCTGTGATTGGCCGGTTGTTTGGCTGTGAAGTGGAGAACAGCAGTTTGTGTCGCTGTGGAAAGGAGACGGTTCGCTCCTCCTTAACTCTGCTGTTTACCATGCACTACCCTGAGCAGAGCTCTCTAG ATAAGAAGATAGAGGAATATGACTTTGCAGAAATCCTAAAGAAGAGTATATGTCTGGAGCAAAGCACACAGGCCTGGTGTGACAACTGTGAGAAATACCAGCCAACA GTGCAGACCAGGAACATTCGCTGTCTGCCTGATGTTCTGGTGATCAACTGTGAGGTGAACAGCGTTAAGGAGGCAGAGTTCTGGAAAGCACAGACTGAG TATGCATACAACAAAGCTCTAAAGAAAGAAGCAGATGAACCTCCCAAACCCAAAGAGCCTTTACCGACAGAATGGTGTTTAGA ggaagaGCTGTGCAGCGTGGAGGGCTTGACCTTTGACACTCAAGCGGAGGACATGAGGCATGTGTGGATCCCTCTCAGTCTGAAGATGTGCATCAGTAAGACTCAGGGCCTGGAGATCAGCAGCCTGTCTGAGGGAGAGGAG CTGACTGAAAGTGAAGAGGCAGAAGGAGCATCTGTCTATGACCTGGTCGTCACCGTATCTCATATCCAGGATGCTCGGACCGGAGGAAACCTGGTAGTACATATCAAAGTGGGCGAGACCTACCATCAAAGGAAAGAG GGAGTAACACACCAGCAGTGGTATCTGTTCAATGATTTTCTGATTGAGCCCATCGATAAG GCAGAATCAGCTCAGTTTGATATGAACTGGAAGGTTCCTGCTGTACTTTACTACGTCAAGAGGAACTACCATCCCAAGTATGATTTGCGAA TTAAGAATCCTATTGATGCCAGCGTTCTGCTGACCGAGGCCTCGTTGGCACGGAAACAGAGGAAGAGTCACGCCACCTTCATACCTCTAATGATGAGTGAGATGCCGCAGGCTGCAGACCTTGTTGGATTGGATGCAGAATTTGTCACACTCAACCAG GAAGAGGCAGAACTGCGCAGTGACGGGACCAAGTCCACCATTAAGCCCAGTCAGATGTCTGTTGCTCGTATCACATGCGTGAGAGGCCAGGGACCCAATGAGGGAGTGCCGTTCATTGATGACTACATATCAACACAGGAACAG GTGGTGGACTACCTGACCCAGTACTCTGGTATCAAACCTGGAGACCTGGATGCAAAGATTTCCTCGAAACATTTGACTACTCTGAAATCTACGTATTTGAAATTGCGTTTTCTTATCGACACTGGCGTTCGCTTTGTCGGCCACGGGTTACAGAAAGATTTCCGGGTCATAAATTTGATG GTTCCAAAAGAACAGGTGATTGACACCGTCTACCTCTTCCACATGCCTAGGAAACGAATGATTTCTCTGCGTTTCCTGGCGTGGTACTTTCTCG ATCTGAACATTCAGAGCGAAACTCATGATAGTATCGAAGATGCACGGACTGCCCTACAGTTGTACAGGAAGTACTTGGAGCTGAGTCATAACGGAGGACAAGAAGAGTTCCGGAAGGTCCTCAAGGCTCTCTATGAGAAAGGACGCAAGCTAGATTGGAAAGTTCCAGACATTGACTCTGCAGATGGTCAAGGTAGCCCAAAAA GTACAGCCGTGTTTCCCTCTGTGATGGGGTTATGA